In a single window of the Scyliorhinus canicula chromosome 1, sScyCan1.1, whole genome shotgun sequence genome:
- the arpc3 gene encoding actin-related protein 2/3 complex subunit 3 — protein sequence MPAYHSTLMDGDVKLIGNMALLPLKTQFKGPAPKETKDSDVIDEAIYYFKANVFFKNYEIKNEADRTLIYITLYITECLKKLQKCNSKNQGEKEMYTLGITNFPIPGEPGFPLNAMYAKPGHKQEDEMMRGYLQQIRQETGLRLCEKVFDQQTDKPSKWWICFIKKQFMNKSLSAPGH from the exons ATGCCG GCTTATCATTCCACCCTTATGGACGGTGATGTAAAACTGATTGGAAATATGGCATTATTGCCACTTAAAACCCAATTTAAAGGACCTGCTCCCAAAGAAA CCAAAGACTCTGATGTAATTGATGAAGCAATCTACTATTTTAAGGCAAATGTTTTCTTCAAAAACTATGAAATAAAG AATGAAGCTGACAGAACCTTGATTTATATCACCCTCTATATCACTGAATGCCTCAAAAAATTACAAAAG tgcaactccaaaaatcaaGGAGAGAAGGAAATGTACACCTTGGGGATAACTAATTTTCCCATTCCTGGAGAGCCGGGCTTTCCCCTCAATGCCATGTATGCAAAGCCTGGACACAAGCAAGAAGATG AGATGATGAGGGGTTATTTGCAGCAGATCAGGCAAGAGACTGGACTGAGACTTTGTGAAAAGGTGTTTGATCAACAGACTGATAAGCCCAGCAAG TGGTGGATATGCTTTATAAAGAAGCAGTTCATGAACAAGAGCCTGTCAGCGCCAGGACATTAA